The sequence below is a genomic window from Campylobacter ornithocola.
CTGATGTGGATGGTTCTCACATACAAACTTTGCTTTTAACATTTTTCTTCCGTTTTATGAATGATCTTGTAACAAATGGACATATTTATTTAGCTCAACCACCTTTATATCGCTATAAAAAAGGTCAGAAAAAAGAAATTTATCTAAAAGATGAAAAAGCTTTAAATGACTATTTAATTGAAACAGGTATAGAAAGTTCTACTTATGAAGGTATAGGATTAAATGATTTAAAAGATTTTCTAAAAATCGTTACAGCTTATAGAAGTGTTTTAAAAGAATTAGAAAAAAGATTTAATGTAATTTCAGTGATTAGATACTTGATAGAAAATCCTGATTTGATAAAAGCTTCTAATGAAGAATTATTTAAAGTTATAAAAGAATTTTTAGAAAAACAAAATCACAATATCTTAAATTCATACATCAATGAAAATGAAATTCGTGTTTATGTGCAAACTGAAAATGGTTTAGAAGAGCTTATCATCAATGATGATTTATTTGCTAATCCTTTATATGAAGAGGCAAATTATATTTATCAAAAAATCAAAGATAGAGATTTAAAATTTGATAAAGATATTTTAGAAATTTTAGATGAAGTTGAAAAAAATGCTAAAAAAGGTGCTTATATACAACGCTATAAAGGTCTTGGTGAAATGAATCCTGAGCAACTTTGGGAAACAACTATGGATCCAAGTAATCGTCGTTTGTTAAAGATCACCATAGAAGATGCTCAAAGAGCAAATGATACTTTTAACCTTTTCATGGGTGATGATGTAGAACCACGCCGTGAGTATATACAAGCACATGCTAAAGATGTTAAACATTTGGATGTTTAATCTTTAAATGATTTTTTAATTGGAGGGCAAGGTCATAGTGGAAAGACCTTGCTTGCTCAAAAACTTCTTGAAAAATTTTCTTATCCTTATTTGAGTTTAGATCATCTAAAAATGGGTTTGATTAAGGGTATGAAAGATTTTCCTTTTAAAGTAGATGAGGATGAAAAAATAGCTGAGTTTTTATTTCCTATTGTAGATGGTATAATTCAAACTTGTATAGAAAATAGACAAAATTTAATCATTGAAGGAATTTATCTTACTCCAAAAAAGCTACAAAAATTTCAAAATCATTCTAATATTAAAATACTTTATATCATTTTTTCAAAAGAATATATTTTGCAAAATTATGAATTAATTTATCAAAAAGAAAATGCTATAGAAAAGCGTTTATTTAGTGAAAAAGAAGAAATAGACATTCTTATTTTAAATCATCAAAAACTTAAAACTCAATGTAAAAATTTAAATCTTCCTTTCATAGAAATTCAAAAAGACTACGAAGTTGAATTAAAAAATGCAATAGAATTCTTTGCTTAAAAGCAAGTAAATAGTTATATAATATCTAAAAAATTATAAGGATTAAAATGCATTTTACTCAGCAGCAATTGCAACGATTAATGCTTCATTATGCAGGGAAAATCGCTAAAGATAGAAAAGAGCAAAAAATAAAATTAAATTATAATGAAGCTTTAGCTTATATATGTTATGAATTAATGGAACTTGCAAGAAAAAATTTAAGTGTAAGTGAATTGATGAGTATAGGGAAAACTTTACTTACAAGTGAAGATGTGATTGATGGTGTTGCAAGTATGCTTGATGAAATTCAAATAGAACTTCCTTTTGAAGATGGTACAAAATTAGTTACCATACACGAGCCTATAGCAAATGATGATAAAATAAAAGCTGGAGAGATGTTTTTATCATCAGAATTTATTGTGCTTAATGAAAATAAAACTTCTATAGAAATCAAAGTAAGCAATAAAGGTGATCGTCCTATACAAGTTGGCTCGCATTTTCATTTTTTTGAAGTTAATCGCTTTTTATCTTTTGATAGAGAGAAAGCTTATGGAAAAAGGTTAAATATCGCTTCAGGAACAAGTGTGAGATTTGAACCAGGTGAAGAAAAAACAGTAAGTTTAATAGAATTTGGTGGTTTAAAAAAGGTTTTAGGTTTTAATAATCTTTGTGATGATTTTATCAATGATAAAAATAAAACTAAAGCTTTATCAAAAGCAAAAGAGAAAGGATTTCTTTGATTAAGATTAGCAAAAAAGACTATGTAAATATGTATGGTCCAACAACTAATGATAGAGTAAGATTAGCAGATACAGATTTGATTTTAAGAGTAGAAAAAGATTATACTTTATATGGCGAAGAAGTTAAATTTGGTGGTGGTAAAAATATTAGAGATGGTATGGCTCAAAGTGTGAGTGAGGGAGATTTTCCAGATTTAGTTTTAACTAATGCTTTGATTGTTGATTATACTGGTATTTATAAAGCAGATATTGGTATAAAAAATGGCTATATAATAGGTATAGGAAAAGCAGGTAATCCTGATATACAAGATGGAGTTGATCCTAGCTTAGTTATAGGCACAAGTACAGATATTATCGGTGCAGAAGGTTTAATAG
It includes:
- a CDS encoding zeta toxin family protein, with the translated sequence MGGQGHSGKTLLAQKLLEKFSYPYLSLDHLKMGLIKGMKDFPFKVDEDEKIAEFLFPIVDGIIQTCIENRQNLIIEGIYLTPKKLQKFQNHSNIKILYIIFSKEYILQNYELIYQKENAIEKRLFSEKEEIDILILNHQKLKTQCKNLNLPFIEIQKDYEVELKNAIEFFA
- the ureB gene encoding urease subunit beta, which gives rise to MHFTQQQLQRLMLHYAGKIAKDRKEQKIKLNYNEALAYICYELMELARKNLSVSELMSIGKTLLTSEDVIDGVASMLDEIQIELPFEDGTKLVTIHEPIANDDKIKAGEMFLSSEFIVLNENKTSIEIKVSNKGDRPIQVGSHFHFFEVNRFLSFDREKAYGKRLNIASGTSVRFEPGEEKTVSLIEFGGLKKVLGFNNLCDDFINDKNKTKALSKAKEKGFL